In bacterium YEK0313, one genomic interval encodes:
- the recJ gene encoding Single-stranded-DNA-specific exonuclease RecJ, producing MLNPPRLFLGVRQSVLGRAWRDRLDDLGRAQALAITQAHDLPDILARVLAGRGIPAEAVEAFLEPTIRAAMPDPSVLTDMDRAVERLVRAVLAEEKIAIFGDYDVDGATSSALLTLFLRDCGLAPVVRIPDRIFEGYGPNSDAIRALRADGATLLVTLDCGTTSHEVLAEAGRIGFDVVVVDHHQADETLPAVAALVNPNRLDDLSGLGHLCAAGVTFMLVVALNRALRARGFWSSARPEPDLMRLLDLVALGTVADVVPLTGLNRAFVARGLAVMRRRDNVGLRALMDVARLDGPPTPYHLGFLIGPRINAGGRIGDAGLGARLLTTGDTLEAQRIAAELDRLNRERQVVELGTVAEAEAEALAALGPLEEGTSVVVTAGAGWHAGVVGLVASRLKERFKRPAFAIAFTGDVGTGSGRSLPGVDLGAAVRQAVAAGLLTKGGGHAMAAGITVSRERLADFRAFLEDRLAPAVERVRREDALAIDAATTAAAVRPELAALIDRAGPFGSGNAEPVLVLPAHTVAYAEEVGTAHVRTRLTGGDKASIDAIAFRAAGQPIGRALAENRGRPIHVAGSISVDRWQGRERVQFRILDVAVPTERV from the coding sequence ATGCTCAACCCGCCGCGGCTGTTCCTCGGGGTCCGGCAATCGGTTCTCGGTCGCGCCTGGCGCGACCGGCTGGACGATCTGGGCCGGGCACAGGCGCTGGCGATCACGCAGGCGCACGACCTGCCCGACATTCTCGCGCGGGTGCTCGCCGGCCGGGGGATCCCCGCCGAGGCCGTCGAGGCCTTCCTTGAACCGACGATCCGGGCAGCCATGCCCGATCCCTCGGTGCTGACCGACATGGACCGGGCCGTCGAACGCCTCGTGCGGGCGGTGCTCGCCGAGGAAAAGATCGCGATCTTCGGCGACTATGATGTTGATGGCGCAACCTCCTCGGCGCTGCTGACGCTGTTCCTCAGGGATTGCGGCCTTGCTCCGGTCGTGCGCATTCCCGACCGCATTTTCGAAGGCTACGGCCCGAACAGCGACGCGATCCGGGCGCTGAGGGCCGATGGCGCGACGCTGCTCGTGACGCTCGACTGTGGCACGACCAGCCACGAGGTGCTGGCCGAGGCAGGCCGGATCGGTTTCGACGTGGTGGTGGTCGATCATCACCAGGCCGACGAGACGCTTCCCGCGGTTGCGGCCCTCGTCAATCCCAACCGTCTCGACGATCTCTCCGGGCTCGGCCATCTCTGCGCGGCCGGCGTCACCTTCATGCTGGTGGTGGCGCTCAACCGGGCCTTGCGCGCGCGGGGCTTCTGGAGTTCGGCGCGGCCCGAGCCCGACCTGATGCGCCTCCTCGACCTCGTTGCGCTCGGCACGGTGGCCGATGTCGTGCCGCTGACCGGGCTCAACCGGGCTTTCGTCGCGCGCGGCCTTGCCGTCATGCGCCGGCGCGACAATGTCGGGTTGCGCGCGCTGATGGACGTCGCCCGTCTCGACGGTCCGCCGACGCCCTATCATCTCGGCTTCCTCATCGGCCCGCGCATCAATGCCGGCGGCCGGATCGGCGATGCCGGCCTCGGCGCGCGGCTTCTGACGACGGGTGACACGCTCGAGGCGCAGCGCATCGCGGCCGAGCTCGATCGGCTGAACCGCGAGCGGCAGGTGGTCGAGCTCGGCACTGTGGCCGAAGCGGAAGCCGAGGCGCTGGCGGCCCTCGGGCCGCTGGAGGAAGGGACCTCGGTCGTGGTCACCGCCGGCGCCGGCTGGCATGCCGGCGTCGTCGGCCTCGTCGCCTCGCGCCTGAAGGAGCGGTTCAAGCGGCCGGCCTTCGCGATTGCCTTCACCGGCGATGTCGGTACCGGTTCCGGCCGGTCGCTGCCGGGCGTCGATCTCGGCGCGGCCGTGCGCCAGGCGGTCGCCGCCGGCCTTCTGACCAAGGGCGGCGGCCACGCCATGGCCGCCGGCATCACCGTTTCGCGTGAGCGCCTCGCCGATTTCCGGGCATTTCTGGAAGACCGGCTCGCTCCGGCGGTCGAACGGGTCCGCCGCGAGGATGCGCTCGCGATCGATGCCGCGACCACCGCTGCCGCGGTGCGGCCGGAACTCGCGGCCCTCATCGACCGTGCCGGGCCTTTCGGCTCGGGCAATGCCGAACCGGTGCTGGTCCTGCCGGCCCACACCGTGGCCTATGCCGAAGAGGTCGGCACCGCCCACGTCCGCACGCGCCTCACCGGCGGCGACAAGGCCAGCATCGATGCCATCGCGTTCCGGGCCGCCGGCCAGCCGATCGGCCGGGCGCTGGCGGAGAACCGGGGCCGTCCAATCCATGTAGCCGGCTCGATTTCGGTCGACCGCTGGCAGGGGCGTGAGCGCGTGCAGTTCCGCATTCTCGATGTGGCGGTGCCGACCGAGCGGGTCTGA
- the glpX gene encoding Fructose-1,6-bisphosphatase class 2, with protein sequence MSEHGLSVPKNLVIERVLSMELVRVTERAAVASARLRGRGNEKAADQAAVDAMRRELNKLPIDGRVVIGEGERDEAPMLYIGEEVGTKHGPKVDIALDPLEGTTLCAKDMPGSIAVIAMAEQGSLLYAPDVYMDKIAVGPGYPKGVVDLDASPVDNIHAIAKAKGVKPNEITALIMDRPRHAKLIEAVRGTGAAIRLITDGDVAGVIHTASAAETGIDIYLGIGGAPEGVLAAAALRCVGGQMQGRLILDSEAKVERARTMGVKDPHKKYTMEEMASGDVIVAATGVTDGALLKGVFFGPDLITTETIVYRSTTGTVRRIFGEHRQFEKFHLD encoded by the coding sequence ATGTCCGAACACGGGCTTTCCGTTCCGAAAAACCTGGTCATCGAGCGAGTCCTGTCGATGGAACTCGTGCGCGTGACCGAGCGTGCGGCGGTGGCTTCGGCGCGCTTGCGCGGGCGCGGCAATGAAAAAGCCGCCGACCAGGCCGCGGTCGATGCCATGCGGCGCGAATTGAACAAGCTGCCGATCGACGGCCGCGTGGTGATCGGCGAGGGCGAGCGCGACGAGGCGCCGATGCTCTATATCGGCGAGGAAGTCGGCACCAAGCACGGGCCGAAGGTCGATATCGCCCTCGACCCGCTGGAAGGCACGACGCTCTGCGCCAAGGACATGCCGGGCTCGATCGCCGTGATCGCCATGGCCGAGCAGGGCTCCCTGCTCTATGCGCCCGACGTCTATATGGACAAGATCGCGGTCGGCCCGGGCTATCCCAAGGGCGTCGTCGACCTCGACGCCTCGCCGGTCGACAATATCCACGCCATCGCCAAGGCCAAGGGCGTGAAGCCGAACGAGATCACCGCGCTGATCATGGACCGGCCGCGTCACGCCAAGCTCATCGAGGCGGTGCGCGGCACGGGCGCGGCGATCCGCCTGATCACCGACGGCGACGTCGCCGGCGTCATCCACACGGCGAGCGCGGCCGAGACCGGCATCGACATCTATCTCGGCATCGGCGGCGCGCCGGAGGGCGTGCTGGCGGCGGCGGCGCTGCGCTGCGTCGGCGGCCAGATGCAGGGCCGGCTCATTCTGGATTCGGAGGCCAAGGTCGAGCGCGCCCGCACGATGGGCGTGAAGGACCCGCACAAGAAATATACGATGGAGGAGATGGCCTCCGGCGACGTCATCGTGGCCGCGACCGGCGTCACCGACGGCGCTCTGCTCAAGGGCGTGTTTTTCGGTCCCGACCTGATCACCACCGAAACCATCGTCTATCGCTCGACCACCGGCACCGTCCGGCGCATTTTCGGCGAGCACCGGCAGTTCGAGAAGTTCCACCTGGACTGA
- the hom gene encoding Homoserine dehydrogenase, translated as MQDISKVGVAGSGAAGALRVGIAGLGTVGASVVRLMAKRDNLLNEASGRRIKVVAVSARDRNRDRGIALDGMRWVDDPVALAADGNIDVFVELMGGAEGPAKQAVETALGAGKAVVTANKALLAAHGTALARRAEKKGVPLNFEAAVAGGIPVIKTLREGLVGNAIERVYGILNGTCNYILTRMAEEGISFESCLEDAQRLGYAEADPTFDVDGFDTAHKLSLLTSLAFGTLVDTKGISIEGIRSIKPVDLKMADELGYRVKLLGVAQRTADGVEQRVHPTFVPKESAIAQVNGVLNAVAIDADAVDLTLVGPGAGGDATASAVIADIADIARGHRTAPFIRPIASLTQPTRAPLTRHEGGYYIRLEVVDRPGTAARIASRMAQNKISLESIVQRRSGPVRGGTDPAAAEAPAPVVLITYATTEAAVQRALKAMDADGVLLGRPQVIRIERS; from the coding sequence ATGCAGGACATTTCGAAGGTAGGCGTCGCCGGTTCCGGCGCGGCGGGGGCTTTGAGGGTCGGCATTGCCGGCCTCGGCACGGTGGGCGCGTCGGTCGTCCGCCTGATGGCGAAGCGCGACAACCTGCTGAACGAGGCCTCGGGCCGGCGGATCAAGGTGGTGGCGGTCTCGGCGCGCGATCGCAACCGCGACCGCGGCATCGCGCTCGACGGCATGCGCTGGGTCGACGATCCCGTGGCGCTCGCCGCCGACGGCAATATCGATGTCTTCGTCGAACTGATGGGCGGCGCCGAAGGCCCGGCCAAGCAGGCGGTCGAGACGGCGCTCGGCGCCGGCAAGGCCGTGGTGACGGCGAACAAGGCGCTGCTCGCTGCCCATGGCACGGCGCTCGCCCGCCGCGCCGAGAAAAAGGGCGTGCCGCTGAATTTCGAAGCGGCGGTCGCCGGCGGCATCCCGGTGATCAAGACCCTGCGCGAGGGTCTGGTCGGCAATGCCATCGAGCGCGTCTACGGCATCCTCAACGGCACCTGCAACTATATCCTCACGCGCATGGCGGAGGAGGGGATTTCGTTCGAGTCCTGCCTGGAGGACGCGCAGCGGCTCGGTTATGCCGAAGCCGATCCGACCTTCGACGTCGACGGCTTCGACACCGCCCACAAGCTTTCGCTGCTTACCAGCCTCGCTTTCGGCACGCTGGTCGACACCAAGGGCATTTCGATCGAGGGCATCCGCTCGATCAAGCCGGTCGACCTGAAGATGGCCGACGAGCTCGGCTACCGGGTGAAGCTGCTCGGCGTCGCCCAGCGCACGGCCGACGGCGTCGAACAGCGGGTGCATCCGACCTTCGTGCCGAAGGAATCGGCGATCGCCCAGGTCAACGGCGTGCTGAACGCGGTCGCGATCGATGCCGACGCGGTTGATCTGACCCTGGTCGGCCCGGGCGCCGGCGGCGATGCGACGGCCTCCGCCGTCATCGCCGATATCGCCGACATCGCCCGCGGCCACCGCACGGCGCCGTTCATCCGCCCGATCGCCTCGCTCACCCAGCCGACCCGGGCGCCATTGACCCGTCACGAAGGCGGCTATTACATCCGCCTGGAAGTGGTCGACCGGCCGGGCACGGCGGCCAGAATCGCCTCGCGCATGGCGCAGAACAAGATTTCGCTGGAATCCATTGTTCAAAGGCGTTCGGGCCCGGTGCGGGGCGGCACCGATCCTGCCGCAGCGGAAGCTCCGGCCCCGGTCGTGCTGATCACCTATGCCACGACGGAGGCAGCGGTGCAGCGCGCGCTGAAAGCCATGGATGCCGACGGCGTGCTCCTGGGGCGGCCGCAGGTCATCCGTATCGAACGCAGTTGA
- the dapB_1 gene encoding 4-hydroxy-tetrahydrodipicolinate reductase translates to MIKIIVVGATGWVGRELVKAVSAATDLELAGAVARSAAGEDAGIAAGMPALGVTVTASLEEALAAPSDVVVDYTKPHVVKGHALAAVGAGRHVIVGTSGLSAADYAEIDAAARAAGRGVIAAGNFSITASLLKRFATIAARHIPDVEIIDYASATKPDTPSGTGRELGEILSKVRLAGTAKPVGELGGIQETRGGAVNDGGIAVQVHSVRMPSYVLSAEAIFGLPDERLTIRHDAGASAAPYVGGTLLAVRKVGGQVGLVRGIDHLID, encoded by the coding sequence ATGATCAAGATCATCGTCGTCGGTGCGACCGGCTGGGTCGGCCGTGAACTCGTCAAGGCGGTCAGCGCCGCGACGGATCTGGAGCTTGCCGGCGCGGTCGCCCGGTCGGCGGCGGGCGAGGATGCCGGCATCGCCGCCGGCATGCCCGCGCTCGGCGTGACGGTGACGGCAAGCCTCGAAGAGGCGCTCGCCGCGCCGTCCGACGTGGTCGTCGACTATACCAAGCCGCATGTCGTGAAGGGGCATGCGCTGGCGGCCGTCGGTGCGGGGCGCCATGTGATCGTCGGCACGTCGGGCCTTTCGGCCGCGGATTATGCCGAGATCGACGCCGCCGCGCGGGCCGCCGGGCGCGGCGTCATCGCTGCCGGCAACTTCTCCATCACGGCCTCGCTGCTGAAGCGCTTCGCCACCATTGCGGCCCGCCATATTCCCGATGTCGAGATCATCGATTATGCCTCGGCGACGAAGCCCGATACGCCGTCGGGAACGGGCCGCGAGCTCGGCGAGATCCTGTCGAAGGTGCGCCTCGCCGGCACCGCAAAGCCGGTCGGCGAACTCGGCGGCATCCAGGAGACGCGCGGTGGTGCCGTCAACGACGGCGGCATCGCCGTTCAGGTCCACTCGGTGCGCATGCCTTCCTATGTCCTCTCGGCGGAGGCGATCTTCGGCCTGCCCGACGAGAGGCTGACGATCCGCCACGATGCCGGTGCCTCCGCCGCGCCCTATGTCGGCGGCACGCTGCTTGCCGTGCGCAAGGTCGGCGGCCAGGTCGGGCTCGTCAGGGGCATCGATCACCTCATCGATTGA
- the alaC gene encoding Glutamate-pyruvate aminotransferase AlaC: MTTTDFHRIRRLPPYVFEQVNKVKAAARAKGVDIIDLGMGNPDLPAPDHVIEKLKETIGKPRTDRYSASKGIPGLRRAQAAYYARRFGVKLNPETQVIATLGSKEGFANMAQAITAPGDVVLCPNPSYPIHAFGFLMAGGVIRSVPATADDEYFRAMERAMQHSIPKPIAVVVCYPSNPTAQVADLAFYGELVRFAKKHELIVLSDLAYAEVYFDDNNPPPSILQVPGAFDVAVEFTSMSKTFSMAGWRMGFAVGNERLCAALARVKSYLDYGAYTPVQVAATAALNGPEDCIREMRETYRKRRDVLIDSFGKSGWAVPAPQASMFAWVPIPEPFKSLGSLEFAKLLVEKAEVAVAPGIGFGEHGDDYVRIAVVENEQRIKQAARNVKRFFDTAATTLHNVVPLAAAGR; encoded by the coding sequence ATGACCACGACCGACTTTCACCGCATCCGTCGCCTGCCGCCTTATGTGTTCGAGCAAGTGAACAAGGTGAAGGCCGCGGCGCGAGCTAAGGGCGTGGACATCATCGATCTCGGCATGGGCAATCCGGACCTGCCGGCGCCCGACCACGTGATCGAGAAGCTCAAGGAAACCATCGGCAAGCCGCGCACGGACCGCTATTCCGCCTCCAAGGGCATTCCGGGGCTGCGGCGCGCGCAGGCGGCCTACTATGCCCGCCGTTTCGGCGTGAAGCTCAATCCGGAGACCCAGGTCATCGCGACGCTGGGCTCGAAGGAGGGCTTTGCCAACATGGCCCAGGCGATCACCGCGCCGGGCGACGTCGTCCTCTGCCCGAATCCGAGCTATCCGATCCACGCCTTCGGCTTCCTGATGGCCGGCGGCGTCATCCGGTCCGTGCCGGCGACGGCGGACGACGAGTATTTCCGCGCCATGGAGCGCGCGATGCAGCATTCGATCCCGAAGCCCATTGCGGTGGTCGTCTGCTATCCCTCCAACCCGACGGCGCAGGTGGCGGATCTCGCCTTCTATGGCGAACTGGTGCGCTTTGCGAAGAAGCACGAGCTCATCGTGCTTTCCGACCTCGCCTATGCCGAGGTCTATTTCGACGACAACAACCCGCCGCCCTCGATCCTGCAGGTGCCCGGCGCCTTCGATGTCGCGGTCGAATTCACCTCGATGTCCAAGACCTTTTCCATGGCCGGCTGGCGCATGGGCTTTGCGGTCGGCAACGAGCGCCTCTGCGCGGCGCTCGCGCGGGTGAAAAGCTATCTCGACTATGGTGCCTACACGCCGGTGCAGGTGGCGGCGACCGCCGCGCTGAACGGTCCCGAGGACTGCATCCGCGAGATGCGCGAGACCTATCGCAAGCGGCGCGACGTGCTGATCGACAGCTTCGGCAAGAGCGGCTGGGCCGTTCCCGCGCCGCAGGCCTCGATGTTCGCCTGGGTGCCGATCCCGGAGCCGTTCAAGTCGCTCGGCTCGCTCGAATTCGCCAAGCTGCTGGTCGAGAAGGCCGAAGTCGCGGTCGCTCCCGGCATCGGCTTCGGCGAGCACGGCGACGACTATGTGCGCATCGCGGTGGTCGAGAATGAGCAGCGCATCAAGCAGGCCGCGCGCAACGTCAAGCGCTTCTTCGACACCGCCGCCACGACGCTGCACAATGTGGTTCCGCTCGCGGCCGCCGGACGATAA
- the phbC_1 gene encoding Poly-beta-hydroxybutyrate polymerase: MAKGDSSKPKAPSAPRGAARRSKAAAEPVEAGRPRSAAAKAAKPAVKQAPAHAAPAKASAAKAAGASARPRPAKSRTAAKSPAAPSAAAAATPPARPHLVAIEGGAAQRQAAAQSPAPAAAAGAGDHGSDDPFRFRAMDVERLSSNVARMIELGGKAFAAYMKPRETGSHPSEQPEGLADIVKTLGLVAEFWLKDPQRAMTIQSEFTSRYMELWAASLKMMGGEKAEPVVKPDARDNRFKDRQWSDNAFFDFLKQFYLVTTGLAERFVERADLDGHTKHKAGFYMRQIVNALSPSNFVPTNPELLRETIGSSGENLVRGMQLLAEDIERGGGDLKIRQSDDSPFALGKNLAVTPGKVIYENDLMQLIQYSPTTEKVGAVPLLIIPPWINKFYILDLVQDKSFIKWAVDQGLTVFVVSWVNPDQRHARKSFADYMHEGPIAALKVVGEVTGQKRSHVIGYCVGGTLLAVTLGYMAAKGIDLVETATFFTTQVDFTHAGDLKVFVDEDQIQTLEKRMAQTGYLEGSQMANAFNMLRSNDLIWSYVVNNYMKGKTPMPFDLLYWNADSPRMPAANHSFYLRHCYLNNDLSSGRMEVDGEKLDLKKVKVPVYNLAAREDHIAPARSVFLGSSAFGGPVEYVMAGSGHIAGVVNPPAKGKYQHWTGGPPVGDFDAWVAKATEHPGSWWPHWREWIRRHDGKEVAARAIGNKKHRPIEDAPGRYVKVKY; encoded by the coding sequence ATGGCGAAAGGCGATTCGAGCAAGCCGAAGGCACCCAGTGCTCCACGCGGTGCGGCCAGACGCTCGAAAGCTGCCGCCGAGCCGGTCGAAGCCGGGCGCCCGCGCAGCGCAGCCGCCAAGGCCGCGAAACCGGCGGTCAAGCAGGCTCCGGCGCACGCCGCTCCCGCCAAGGCCTCGGCTGCGAAAGCCGCCGGAGCGAGCGCCAGGCCGCGCCCGGCCAAATCCAGAACGGCAGCCAAGAGCCCGGCCGCGCCGAGCGCGGCGGCTGCGGCCACGCCGCCGGCTCGGCCGCACCTCGTGGCGATCGAAGGCGGTGCCGCCCAGCGCCAGGCTGCGGCACAAAGTCCAGCCCCTGCCGCGGCGGCCGGCGCCGGTGATCACGGCAGCGACGATCCGTTCCGCTTCCGCGCGATGGATGTCGAGCGCCTCTCGTCCAACGTCGCGCGCATGATCGAGCTCGGCGGCAAGGCCTTCGCCGCCTATATGAAGCCGCGCGAGACCGGCAGCCACCCGAGCGAACAACCCGAAGGCTTGGCCGATATCGTCAAGACGCTGGGTCTCGTTGCCGAATTCTGGCTGAAGGATCCGCAGCGGGCGATGACCATCCAGTCGGAATTCACCAGCCGCTACATGGAGCTGTGGGCCGCTTCGCTGAAGATGATGGGCGGCGAGAAGGCCGAGCCGGTGGTAAAACCCGACGCCCGCGACAACCGGTTCAAGGACCGGCAGTGGAGCGACAACGCCTTTTTCGACTTCCTCAAGCAGTTCTACCTCGTGACCACGGGGCTTGCCGAGCGCTTCGTCGAACGGGCCGATCTCGACGGCCACACCAAGCACAAGGCCGGCTTCTACATGCGGCAGATCGTCAACGCCCTGTCGCCGTCCAATTTCGTGCCGACCAATCCCGAGCTGCTGCGCGAGACCATCGGCTCGAGCGGCGAGAACCTGGTGCGCGGCATGCAGCTGCTGGCCGAGGACATCGAGCGTGGCGGCGGCGACCTGAAGATCCGCCAGTCCGACGACAGCCCCTTCGCCCTCGGCAAGAACCTGGCGGTCACGCCCGGCAAGGTGATCTACGAAAACGACCTGATGCAGCTCATCCAATATTCCCCGACCACCGAGAAGGTCGGTGCGGTGCCGCTGCTGATCATTCCGCCCTGGATCAACAAGTTCTACATCCTCGACCTCGTCCAGGACAAAAGCTTCATCAAATGGGCGGTCGACCAGGGCCTGACCGTGTTCGTCGTGTCCTGGGTCAACCCCGACCAGCGGCATGCCCGCAAGAGCTTTGCCGACTATATGCATGAGGGGCCGATCGCCGCCCTGAAGGTGGTGGGCGAAGTGACCGGCCAGAAGCGATCGCACGTCATCGGCTATTGCGTCGGCGGCACGCTGCTCGCGGTCACGCTCGGCTACATGGCGGCCAAGGGCATCGACCTCGTCGAGACGGCGACCTTCTTCACCACCCAGGTCGACTTCACCCATGCCGGCGACCTCAAGGTGTTCGTCGACGAGGATCAGATCCAGACGCTGGAAAAGCGGATGGCCCAGACCGGCTATCTGGAAGGCAGCCAGATGGCCAATGCCTTCAACATGCTGCGGTCGAACGACCTGATCTGGTCCTACGTCGTCAACAACTACATGAAGGGCAAGACGCCGATGCCCTTCGACCTGCTCTACTGGAACGCCGATTCGCCGCGCATGCCGGCGGCCAATCATTCCTTCTATCTGCGCCACTGCTACCTCAACAACGACCTGTCCAGCGGCCGCATGGAGGTCGACGGCGAGAAGCTCGACCTGAAGAAGGTCAAGGTGCCAGTCTACAACCTCGCCGCGCGCGAGGACCATATCGCCCCTGCCCGCTCGGTGTTCCTCGGCTCGTCGGCCTTCGGCGGACCGGTGGAATATGTCATGGCCGGGTCCGGGCACATTGCCGGCGTCGTCAATCCGCCGGCCAAGGGCAAATACCAGCATTGGACCGGCGGCCCGCCGGTCGGCGATTTCGACGCCTGGGTCGCCAAGGCGACCGAACATCCCGGCTCGTGGTGGCCGCACTGGCGCGAATGGATCAGGCGCCATGACGGCAAGGAGGTTGCGGCCCGCGCGATCGGCAATAAGAAGCATCGGCCGATCGAAGACGCGCCCGGCCGCTATGTGAAGGTGAAATATTGA
- a CDS encoding Thioesterase superfamily protein — MSERPPLDAYPFVTVHPIRYGDLDPNNHVNNAVIATYLEIGRTEFFARESIRLTSEGRGISLVHLEIYYHREILYPGFVQIATGIVKVGGASLAFDQAVFVDGERHVSASTTTAQVDLSIKRSTPWNDTQRARFATLMMR, encoded by the coding sequence ATGAGCGAGCGCCCGCCGCTCGACGCCTATCCGTTCGTCACCGTGCATCCCATCCGCTACGGCGATCTCGACCCGAACAACCACGTCAACAACGCCGTCATCGCCACCTATCTGGAGATCGGCCGCACCGAGTTCTTCGCGCGCGAAAGCATCCGGCTGACCAGCGAGGGACGCGGCATCTCGCTGGTCCATCTGGAGATCTACTATCACCGGGAAATCCTCTATCCCGGCTTCGTCCAGATCGCGACGGGCATCGTCAAGGTCGGCGGCGCTTCGCTCGCCTTCGACCAGGCGGTTTTCGTCGACGGCGAGCGCCATGTCAGCGCCTCGACCACCACGGCGCAGGTCGACCTGTCGATCAAGCGCTCGACGCCCTGGAACGACACCCAGCGCGCCCGCTTCGCCACCTTGATGATGCGCTGA
- the acxA gene encoding Acetone carboxylase beta subunit — translation MSRIGIDVGGTNTDAVLVDSGKVVAAIKTATTEDVLSGVRTALADLLAAAGDAPAARAIETVVIGTTHFTNAVVERRGLQKVAALRIGLPANAGLPPFIDWPADLAAVVHGRIDMVAGGHEYDGRPLVPLDRSAIRAAARRIADGGIAAVAITSVFSPLTAENEAEAADILREEAPGIGITLSSELGRIGLLERENVALLNAGLQALARKTTAAFVDALRQSGITAPLYLTQNDGTIMHASLAERYPVYCFASGPTNSMRGAAFLSGLDDGIVVDVGGTTSDIGYLKGGFPREANAAVEIGGVRTLFRMPDLLSLGLGGGTEISADGLAIGPRSVGYRLLQKAIACGGDTLTATDIAVAAGRIALGDRDRLAALTPGFVEAVSRRMGEMICDGVDRMKTDAADVPLLAVGGGSFLIPDAVAGASEVVRVPHHAVANAVGAAIAQVSGEVDQIFTGMGRAEAIDRAEAEAARRAVEAGADAETLATIEVEDIPLSYLPGDARRVRVRMIGDIASTGPSAAR, via the coding sequence ATGAGCCGGATCGGTATCGATGTCGGCGGCACCAATACGGACGCCGTCCTGGTCGACAGCGGCAAGGTGGTGGCCGCGATCAAGACCGCCACGACGGAGGACGTGCTGTCCGGCGTCAGGACGGCGCTTGCCGATCTCCTCGCGGCAGCCGGTGACGCGCCGGCGGCGCGGGCGATCGAAACCGTGGTGATCGGCACCACCCATTTCACCAATGCGGTGGTCGAGCGGCGCGGGCTTCAGAAGGTGGCGGCTCTGCGCATTGGCCTGCCGGCCAATGCCGGCCTGCCCCCCTTCATCGACTGGCCGGCGGATCTCGCCGCGGTCGTGCATGGACGGATCGACATGGTCGCCGGCGGGCATGAATATGACGGCCGGCCGCTCGTGCCGCTCGACCGGAGCGCCATCCGTGCTGCGGCGCGCAGGATCGCCGACGGCGGCATCGCCGCGGTTGCCATCACCAGCGTGTTCTCGCCGCTGACCGCCGAAAACGAAGCGGAGGCCGCCGACATCCTGCGCGAGGAGGCACCCGGCATCGGCATCACGCTGTCGTCGGAGCTCGGCCGTATCGGCCTGCTGGAGCGCGAGAACGTCGCCCTGCTCAATGCCGGGCTGCAGGCGCTGGCCCGCAAGACGACGGCGGCCTTCGTCGACGCGCTGCGCCAGAGCGGCATCACCGCGCCGCTCTATCTCACGCAGAACGACGGCACCATCATGCATGCGAGCCTCGCCGAGCGGTATCCGGTCTATTGTTTCGCCTCAGGTCCGACCAACAGCATGCGCGGCGCGGCATTCCTTTCCGGCCTCGACGACGGCATCGTGGTCGATGTCGGCGGCACCACCAGCGATATCGGCTATCTGAAGGGGGGCTTCCCGCGCGAGGCCAATGCGGCCGTCGAGATCGGCGGCGTCCGCACGCTGTTCCGCATGCCCGACCTCCTGTCGCTCGGCCTCGGCGGCGGCACCGAGATCTCCGCCGATGGCCTGGCGATCGGGCCGCGCAGCGTCGGCTACAGGCTGCTCCAGAAGGCGATCGCCTGTGGCGGCGACACGCTGACGGCAACCGACATCGCGGTGGCCGCCGGCCGTATCGCGCTCGGCGACCGGGACCGGCTTGCGGCTCTGACGCCCGGTTTCGTCGAGGCCGTCAGCAGGCGCATGGGCGAGATGATCTGCGACGGGGTCGACCGGATGAAGACCGATGCCGCCGATGTGCCGCTCCTTGCGGTCGGCGGCGGCAGCTTCCTCATCCCCGACGCGGTTGCGGGGGCTTCGGAGGTCGTCAGGGTGCCGCATCATGCGGTCGCCAACGCGGTCGGCGCGGCGATCGCGCAGGTGAGCGGCGAGGTCGACCAGATCTTTACCGGGATGGGCCGGGCCGAAGCGATCGATCGGGCCGAGGCCGAGGCCGCGCGGCGCGCGGTCGAGGCGGGCGCCGACGCGGAAACGCTCGCGACCATCGAGGTCGAGGACATTCCGCTGTCCTACCTGCCGGGCGATGCGCGCCGTGTCCGGGTCAGGATGATCGGCGATATCGCAAGCACCGGGCCGAGCGCGGCGCGCTGA